A genomic segment from Geminocystis sp. M7585_C2015_104 encodes:
- a CDS encoding HAMP domain-containing histidine kinase: MSHPVVLDKSLVNPEIVDNFYDFLVFPLETAKTVEDFCRACLEVIIQRVAVRVFIVFRVEEGDNIVREYEFYPGEKPNIVSIYSTLKQEIPANQNYEQSLCWVKGGGVYLFPLIFKNQLLGYVYLETEKGEKVGSYSLKFLSGIFKFISLYLYQDRLEKKEKQLEEREKTLESNLRKQSEYLSYMNHELRTPLAAVIGFSKMLQQRIYGDLNPKQAQYVDAIYQSATYLLELISDLLDLSKIEAKKEELFLEKILVRELCEASLSLVKTKAEEQNLELKLEIDEDIVYCEGDQRRLKQILVNLLSNAVKFTEEGSVTLRVTREGDWLLFKVIDTGIGIDEESQKKLFQPFVQLKTPLHKKHRGSGLGLVISRGLARLHGGDITLISEEGKGSCFTVWLPLNPQENSQKQEKQDNDY; this comes from the coding sequence ATGTCTCACCCTGTTGTATTGGACAAGAGCCTAGTGAATCCAGAAATTGTAGACAACTTCTATGATTTTCTCGTTTTCCCCCTGGAAACAGCCAAGACAGTAGAGGATTTTTGTCGCGCCTGTTTAGAAGTAATCATTCAAAGAGTAGCAGTCAGGGTTTTTATTGTTTTCCGAGTAGAAGAAGGGGATAACATTGTCCGGGAATATGAATTTTATCCCGGGGAAAAGCCTAATATCGTTTCAATTTATAGTACTCTTAAACAAGAAATTCCAGCCAATCAAAACTATGAACAATCCCTCTGTTGGGTCAAAGGGGGTGGCGTTTATCTATTTCCTCTGATTTTTAAAAACCAACTGCTGGGCTATGTATATCTAGAGACAGAAAAAGGGGAAAAAGTGGGCAGTTATTCCCTTAAATTTTTGTCAGGTATATTCAAATTTATCTCCCTATACCTATATCAGGATCGACTAGAGAAGAAGGAGAAGCAACTGGAGGAAAGGGAGAAAACATTGGAGTCTAATTTACGGAAACAGAGCGAATATTTATCCTACATGAATCATGAGTTGAGGACACCCCTAGCAGCAGTAATAGGTTTTTCAAAAATGCTGCAACAGAGGATTTATGGAGATTTAAACCCAAAACAAGCTCAATACGTAGACGCAATATACCAATCAGCCACCTACCTGTTGGAGTTAATCAGTGACTTATTGGACTTGTCTAAGATTGAGGCGAAAAAAGAGGAATTATTCCTAGAAAAAATCTTGGTAAGAGAGTTGTGCGAGGCGAGTTTATCCCTGGTAAAAACCAAGGCAGAGGAACAAAATCTGGAGTTAAAATTAGAGATAGATGAAGACATAGTATACTGTGAGGGAGATCAACGCCGTCTGAAACAGATACTAGTAAATCTACTGTCCAATGCGGTAAAATTCACGGAAGAGGGCTCAGTAACCCTAAGGGTAACCAGGGAGGGGGATTGGCTGTTGTTTAAGGTAATAGACACGGGGATTGGCATAGACGAGGAGTCACAAAAAAAATTGTTTCAGCCTTTTGTGCAGTTAAAGACACCCCTTCATAAGAAACATAGAGGGAGTGGTTTGGGATTAGTTATTTCCCGGGGGTTGGCGAGACTACATGGGGGGGATATTACTCTTATCTCAGAGGAGGGAAAGGGGAGTTGTTTTACCGTTTGGTTACCTTTAAATCCCCAAGAGAATTCCCAAAAACAGGAGAAACAAGACAATGACTATTAG
- the pdxA gene encoding 4-hydroxythreonine-4-phosphate dehydrogenase PdxA: MTIRLAVTMGDVAGIGGEVILKALGKLTIPSDVQITIIGSKACLRKTYTHLQSIIDAPLANPDCLEVLDIDCPYDFIWGEGSKATGRASFLYLKEAIELTRKGEFDGIVTAPIAKYWWQEAGINYPGQTEVLGEMAGVGKYGMMFVAKSPYTGWILRTLLATTHIPLKMVADTLTPQLMDEKLSLLVESLEKDFNVSNPHIAVAGLNPHSGEDGKIGWEEKQWLSDWLEKAKAQYPHVVFSGLIPPDTMWVKPTQAWFLDGSIATPSAFLALYHDQGLIPVKAMAFFEAVNTTIGLPFVRTSPDHGTAFDIAGKGIAEAKSMIAAIEWALELCRNRKKLQVKGG; encoded by the coding sequence ATGACTATTAGACTGGCAGTGACAATGGGGGATGTAGCAGGGATAGGGGGAGAGGTGATTTTAAAAGCCTTAGGGAAGCTGACAATACCATCTGATGTCCAGATTACTATAATTGGGTCTAAGGCCTGCCTAAGGAAGACTTATACTCATCTGCAGAGTATTATCGATGCCCCACTGGCAAACCCAGATTGTCTGGAGGTGTTGGATATAGATTGCCCCTATGATTTTATCTGGGGAGAGGGAAGCAAGGCAACGGGAAGAGCAAGTTTTCTTTACCTGAAAGAGGCTATTGAGTTGACGAGAAAGGGGGAATTTGACGGGATTGTAACAGCACCTATTGCTAAGTATTGGTGGCAGGAGGCGGGTATAAATTATCCAGGACAAACAGAGGTATTGGGGGAGATGGCTGGGGTGGGAAAATACGGAATGATGTTTGTGGCTAAATCTCCCTACACCGGCTGGATTTTACGCACTCTTTTAGCCACCACCCATATTCCCCTAAAAATGGTAGCTGATACCCTCACGCCGCAGTTAATGGATGAAAAACTGTCTTTACTGGTGGAAAGCCTGGAGAAGGATTTTAATGTAAGTAACCCCCATATTGCCGTTGCCGGTTTGAATCCTCATAGTGGGGAGGATGGGAAAATAGGGTGGGAGGAAAAACAATGGCTTTCCGACTGGCTAGAAAAGGCAAAAGCCCAATATCCCCATGTGGTTTTTTCCGGCTTAATCCCTCCTGACACCATGTGGGTGAAACCTACACAGGCATGGTTTCTGGATGGTAGCATTGCCACCCCTTCTGCCTTCCTGGCATTGTATCATGATCAGGGTTTAATTCCCGTCAAGGCTATGGCCTTCTTTGAGGCGGTAAACACTACAATAGGATTACCGTTTGTAAGAACCTCACCAGATCATGGTACAGCCTTTGACATTGCGGGGAAAGGGATAGCAGAGGCAAAAAGCATGATAGCCGCCATAGAATGGGCGCTAGAATTATGTCGTAATCGAAAAAAATTACAGGTCAAAGGCGGTTGA
- a CDS encoding TrkA family potassium uptake protein — MVDKNNPAHPKSFFNLDLGGIKFLQNLRKDTRQFAVIGLGRFGRAVCQTLYNMGYEVLGADVEEKLVAQALTDKIATSAIRLDSTEVSALKEAGIFELDTVIVAIGNYLEESIVTTLNLKEGGVKYVVAKASSETHGKLLKKVGADLVVYPEYDAGRELAYTLTKPGILDRFELDPDHSIVEIQVPEEFDGKTLAEIKLRTRYGLNVLAVGNEEKLTINPPPQYVLTKGHYMVVIGSNKDINRL; from the coding sequence ATGGTGGACAAAAATAATCCTGCTCACCCCAAAAGCTTTTTTAACCTAGATTTGGGGGGGATAAAGTTTCTCCAAAACCTCAGAAAAGACACCCGTCAATTTGCCGTTATCGGCTTAGGCAGATTTGGGAGGGCAGTCTGTCAAACCCTCTACAATATGGGTTATGAGGTTTTGGGCGCCGATGTGGAGGAAAAACTAGTTGCCCAAGCCTTAACAGATAAAATTGCTACTAGTGCCATCCGTTTAGATTCTACAGAAGTTAGCGCCCTCAAGGAAGCTGGCATTTTTGAATTAGACACCGTTATTGTCGCCATCGGTAACTATCTGGAAGAAAGCATCGTTACTACCCTTAATCTCAAAGAAGGGGGGGTAAAATATGTGGTGGCTAAGGCGTCATCCGAAACCCATGGCAAACTCCTTAAAAAAGTGGGTGCTGACTTGGTAGTATACCCCGAATACGACGCCGGTAGGGAATTGGCTTATACCCTCACTAAACCGGGCATTTTAGACCGATTTGAACTAGACCCAGATCATAGTATAGTAGAAATCCAAGTGCCAGAAGAATTTGACGGCAAAACCCTGGCTGAGATTAAATTACGCACCCGTTATGGGTTAAATGTTTTGGCAGTAGGCAATGAAGAAAAACTCACTATCAACCCCCCCCCTCAATATGTCCTTACCAAAGGCCATTATATGGTAGTTATTGGCTCCAATAAGGACATCAACCGCCTTTGA
- a CDS encoding ATPase: MTIARSICLGFVAVIAIGTFLLTLPWCTETGEWGDLLTALFTSTSAVCVTGLTVTDTGTYFSFLGELVILLLIQIGGLGYMTTTTFLILLIGKKFDFRQKIAIKESFDRPFLQGSRNLVISIIVTTFILELVATILLFPTFAADYGLFRGIWLAVFHSVSAWNNAGFSLFPDSLMRYQTSLPVNLIITSLIILGGIGYQVIIEVCFWLVDILRNNKPVHEFSLNFKVVTSTTAVLLVLGTIAVYLTEVNNPSTLAPHPFKEQIMLAWFQSVTSRTAGFNSIDIAAMTSSGLFVTICLMFIGASPSGTGGGIKTTTIRILYSSTKAVLQGQEQVIMFKREVPVSLILKAMAVVFGSAMTVVVITLIISLLDGKHEFLAILFEVVSAFATVGLSTGITPQLPQLAKMALIFTMYLGRVGVLLFMAAIIGETRPSRIEYPQENLLVG, translated from the coding sequence ATGACAATAGCCCGAAGTATTTGTCTTGGCTTCGTAGCCGTCATTGCCATTGGCACCTTTCTGCTAACCCTCCCTTGGTGTACGGAAACAGGAGAGTGGGGGGATTTGCTGACGGCTCTTTTCACCTCCACCTCCGCAGTATGTGTAACCGGCTTGACAGTAACAGACACTGGCACTTATTTTTCCTTCTTGGGGGAGTTGGTAATCCTCCTGTTGATCCAAATAGGGGGATTGGGCTACATGACCACCACCACTTTTTTAATACTCTTAATTGGCAAAAAGTTCGATTTTAGACAAAAAATAGCCATAAAAGAGTCCTTTGACCGTCCCTTTCTTCAAGGCAGCCGCAATCTGGTGATATCTATCATTGTCACCACCTTCATCTTGGAATTGGTGGCCACCATCCTCCTTTTTCCCACCTTTGCCGCAGACTATGGCCTATTTCGGGGAATATGGCTGGCTGTATTCCATTCTGTAAGCGCCTGGAATAACGCCGGCTTTAGTCTCTTCCCCGACAGCCTCATGAGATACCAGACTTCCCTGCCAGTTAATCTGATTATCACCAGTCTGATAATCTTAGGGGGTATAGGTTATCAGGTAATCATCGAAGTCTGTTTCTGGCTAGTAGACATCCTCCGCAACAATAAACCCGTCCATGAATTTTCCCTCAATTTTAAGGTAGTAACCAGTACTACGGCAGTGCTATTGGTGTTGGGCACCATCGCCGTCTATTTGACAGAAGTCAACAACCCTTCTACCCTAGCCCCACACCCTTTTAAGGAACAAATTATGCTAGCCTGGTTCCAATCGGTCACCAGTCGCACTGCCGGGTTTAACTCCATCGACATAGCCGCCATGACTTCTTCCGGCTTGTTTGTTACTATCTGTTTGATGTTTATTGGCGCTAGCCCCAGTGGTACGGGTGGAGGAATCAAAACTACAACTATTAGAATTCTATACAGCAGTACAAAGGCGGTACTACAAGGACAAGAACAGGTAATAATGTTTAAAAGAGAAGTGCCCGTATCCCTAATTTTAAAGGCAATGGCAGTGGTCTTCGGTTCTGCCATGACAGTGGTGGTTATAACCCTCATTATATCCCTTCTGGATGGGAAACACGAATTCCTGGCAATTCTATTTGAAGTAGTCTCCGCCTTTGCCACTGTGGGATTGTCTACGGGAATTACCCCTCAGTTGCCCCAGTTGGCAAAAATGGCTCTAATATTTACCATGTATCTAGGACGAGTAGGAGTTTTACTGTTTATGGCGGCTATCATTGGTGAAACTCGTCCAAGTCGCATCGAGTATCCCCAAGAAAATCTATTAGTAGGTTAA